A stretch of DNA from Natrinema halophilum:
GGCATCACCTGTCGGATGCGCTCGAACGGTTTGTCGAACGAATTCGTCTCGGAACGTCGCGGGCGGGGGCGCTGTGGACGAGTTCCACCGGCGGTCGGCTCCGCCCGACCGGCGGTGGCGGGCTACTCGTCGTACTCACCAGTGCTGCGGTGAGTCTCGCGTCGGCCCAGGCACTCGGAGACAGCGTCCGCATCCGCTGGAGCGTCGGCGCGTACTACGGCCCCGAGTACGCGCCGACGCCGCTCGCGCTGGCGGCGTTTCCGGTGCTCATCGCACTGATGTATCTCGGATTGCGGGGGCTCGCGCTGGGCCTCGAGCGTTCCGTCGCGTTCGACCCCGATTACACCCGCGGGCTGTACGAACTGTGCGTACTGGCGACCCTGATAGCGCTCCTCGTTGGACAGCTGGCGTTCGTCGTCGCGAATCTCCTGTGAGGACGAGCCCGAACGGCGCGGGTCGCAGCGATCACTCGAACCGGGATTCGGCCCACTCGTCCCACGTCACCGTTCCGTCGGCTCGATCCGGACAGGTCGCCTCGCCGGCGCGGAACCCGGCGGCGATCGACCCCGGAAGCGGTACTCGGACGACCGGCCGTCGCAATCCCTTCGCCCCGCGGTAGCTCCGTGCGAGATCGCCGACCGTTCGCACTTCGGGACCGCCGACGTCGGGCGTGCGACCGCGTGGTTCCGTCGTCGCACACTCGACGACTGCATCCGCCGCTTCCCCGACGTCGATCGGCTGGAGCCGAAACGCCGTCGGTAACGGCCAGATAGGTAGTCGCGATACCATCTCGAGCAGCTCGCCGACGAACGGGTGGAACTGCGTGATGCGGCGGATCGTCGACGGTACCTGGCTCGCCTCGACGGCCCGCTCGGCCGCCAGCTTGTGCTCGTAGTACGAGTACGGAATGTCGTCGATGCCGACGATCGAGACGTACACGAAGTTCGAAACCGCGGCATCGGCGGCTGCCTCGAGTAGTCGCTCGGTGCCGCGGACGTCGACGGCCTCGCTATCCCCGCGAGGCGCGCTGGCCGCGTGGACGACGACATCGACGTTCT
This window harbors:
- a CDS encoding SDR family oxidoreductase, producing the protein MTTRTLLTGATGTLGTALRPRLCDAGHDVRAASRSPPAGDDDDVSWTALDLIDGTGVRAALENVDVVVHAASAPRGDSEAVDVRGTERLLEAAADAAVSNFVYVSIVGIDDIPYSYYEHKLAAERAVEASQVPSTIRRITQFHPFVGELLEMVSRLPIWPLPTAFRLQPIDVGEAADAVVECATTEPRGRTPDVGGPEVRTVGDLARSYRGAKGLRRPVVRVPLPGSIAAGFRAGEATCPDRADGTVTWDEWAESRFE